In the genome of Populus nigra chromosome 19, ddPopNigr1.1, whole genome shotgun sequence, the window agcaatcaatagtaattttcgaggaaagttacagtgttttcctcacatattgtaattgtaatttttaaccaactcaatattaaaaaataaataaaaaagataatttcagagaaaatcataaaaaaaccatgcgaagaaacactgtagcaatcaatattgttttagagaaaaaaatttacaaaactgAATTCTCAACtagttcaatttaaaaaaaatctacaaatataattttaaaaaataaaaaaataaaataaaaaaaactatgtgggaaaACACTTCAACAAtctacattattttaaaaaaagaattacaaagtgaaatttttaaccaggtcaatatttaaaaaataaaatcaacaaaaataattttgaaaaaaaaataaatgcaaaaaaaaaaaaaaataagaaagttgaaaaaaaaaagaaaaaaaaggagaaatatactatgaattactattataatccacAATACATTGTGTATGGAGGAACAATGATTCCCTCACACCATTTAAAGTATTATTAATAACTAACATGTTCAAACCacgtaaaaatttaaaataaaaaatattattatttaataatttaattatatataaattatatttatcgaCGTAAAGTATACATGGTTAcacaacaaaatatattttgaaaacaaactaCATATATTTGATCATCtcttttaattagataattaaaataattttatgataattaaaataatttcatgattATTTTAACTTGCTtaattggttgattttttttttatcactaaaaataatcagtttgataattttatgatttggcatagaagaagaaaaaatcaaggcaGGCGGCGGGCCAATTTAACCTCTTTCCTATacccattaaataaaatcatcacCGTCTAGCCAACCATGTTAAATTAAACCAATACACTATtccaagttcaaaaaaaaaaaaaacgatataATATTCTCATTTCAATCAACACCCccaaataattcaataaaaatgaaCAGCCcaagtgatttgtttttttttctaaaaaggaaaatactaaaatcttagcattaaatatttgaaatttacaCAAACCACACAACTACAACAATACCCCCAACAGCCACCAACCCCACGACCACCACTTCCTCTTAACACCGCCACCGGCCGACATCACGATGGAATTCGTAAATTGCAGAATTAGGAGACCTCCATTAAATCTTTTGAAGCTTCTCACCCTTAACAACAGGATTAGCCTTAGCGATCTGTTCTTTACCTAAGCTCTTAAAATCAAACTCACAATCATGTTGTTCTGGGTACCTATGCGTTCCACAAAACACCATACCACACCTGCAGTTAAATCCCGTCAACCCTACGCGCCTCCTGCATGTCAAGCACCTATTTGGCTTCTGCTGGGGAACCACAACCGTAGGTTCAGCCTTAAACTCCCCTTTTTCATCACCTTCCACCACCAACACGGGAGCTATCTGGTTCTTTATGACATCAACGGTTGGGGgtgaaaaggaagaaacagaAGCAGATGATGATGGGGCTAGGAGCTGATTCAGGGGCTGTGATTGACGAAGATCACCATAACATTTAGAACACAGATTTTGAGTTGCTGGGCTTCCAAAAAAACCGCAGTTGTTTACGCAGAGACGTGGTTCTTGGCATCGGTGTTGTTCTTCTGCCATTGTCTTTCAAGATTTCTTGATTTCCTTGTTTTAATCTAACacgcaaaaagaaaaaagaaaaaaagccaaGATTTAGAAACagtcaacaacaacaacaacaacaacgctAGCTGCGCTCGGCcacaacaaatcaaacatattaCCTGTTTTGAATTCGAGGGAAGAGCAAAAGGCAACGAGAAAAAGAGAGggttgaaaattatatatgaagAGAAGGGAAGAACTTCTGGTGTGGAAAGGGAAAAGGAATCCTGTTTCAGAGAGGATtcccacacaccttctccttttttcctctctctgtCTCCTTCGGTTTTCTTTAAGGTTAGAGAAATGTTGATTCTCTTTATATCGTGATAATTAagatttaagaagaaaattgtAGCCGTCAAGATGTTGGAGAAGCCGTTTAAGTCACGTATATTCAGGGGTGAATTAATTAAGGTTATTGTTaggaattatgtttttattttattttattttattttaaggatGAGTTGTTGAAGGTGGACCATTTCTATTTACGCGTTGGATGAAGATGCTGCTGCTAGAAACATTGAATGTGTACAAATTAAAGGtttagatttagattttttcatgtgtttgcaATGTTAAGATTGAAAGGACAAAACCAATTAGAGTTTGTTGTATTTGTTTTGCAAGTTGTATCatggatgatgaaattaatgaaattgaatgttttttttaaataaactggtggataattcaaaaaaaattatagtgttGAGATAATAAttagtgatattttattagttatttttttaatttactaaaaaaaaagaaaccgataaaaaaaaatcataatccataaaaaataataagaatatctaTACCTAGtatttctctcttttaactatatttatttattttaaatggattCTAGAAGTAACTAATAAAATACCactagttattttattaatataataaaatttcttgaataattttggttatttttaaaaataatttgattaggtttttttaattataagttaaatcaaattcatcgtttcttttttaaatccagttaaattcaattttttatcccCTTGGATCCTTGAACCTATAATCACACCTTGCCCcacttatttttatgttttcttgagaAGAGCCCTCGCTTAGACAaactcatgtttttcttttttctaaattatcataatattttttaatttttatttaaaaatatattaaaatatttttttatttttaaaaaattatttttaatatcaacatattaaaataatttaataatactaaaaaaatattaatttaaaataaaaaaatataaaaattttaattttaattttttttaaacttttaaaatataaacaaaagtCATTAGCCATCAGCAGAGATTCAAGTACCGTATTTGTTTGAATAAATCTATTTGGATAGTCACTGTCATCCCTGTAAAGGGATCTAGACATGTAACCTATTTGGATCCAAAATTCATGTCCACTTGAATTGAATCGATCAGGAATCTCTTCGTCGGTGACAACATGGGTCTCTATCAGTGAACAACTCCTTGATGCTTTGATAGAAACAGAGACAATGGAAAAACCAGGGCATCAGAAAAAAAGCCACCCACGATCTTACCGAAAGATCTTACCGACGACATCCTTCAATCTTCCTGTTCAAATGTAAAGGTAAGAGAAATCCAAAAACCAGGGCTTCAGTATTGAAGAGCTGCTCCaaatttgttgaaaaaacttttgaatttgGTTAAtgcaaaagtaaaaaatattttaattttttttcatgagaacGATATCACGGAGAGCATTGATGAACAATATACAGCAGATTTTATAAATGGTGCATTTTTGTACCAGCCATAATAAAATACCATCTCAATTTAGTTCTTTTTAATGGTTAATGATCATAGtaacaatattttcattttttgtccatatttatttaacataattaaaattaaaattaaaattaacctccattgaatttgatttattcaacataattaaaattttaaagagtaCTACGTCAGCAAGTTgtccatatttatttattattttataaattcaattcaCTTCCACCATCtaatcaaaacacaaataaaatcaaataccTGTACAAATCATTCATTCCACAGAGGAGTGTTTATGTCCGCAGCAGTACCGTGTTATCCATAAGATTCTTGAAGGCACATTCATGTTTTTGTATTCTTAGCAGAATCTTGTTTCCCTGCAAATCAAATCAACCGGTTAGAGAAGAACCCTAAAATTCGTGAAGCTATCAGTAAAAAATTCACCGAGTATCTTCGTCGGGCGGAGGAGATCAGGACTGTTCTTGATGAAGGAGGTCCTGGCCCTAATTCTAATGGGGATGCTGCTGTTGCGAGGAGGCCGAGGACTAAGCCTGAAGATGGCGAGGATGGGGGTGATCCGGGGAAGATAAGTTGAGAGCTGGATTGAATTCGGCGATTGTGAGGGAAAAGCCTGATGTGAAGTGGAGTGACGTGGCTGGGCTTGAGAGTGCCAAACGGGCTTTGCAAGAAAGCTGTTATTTTgccaataaaattttgtttttatattttaaaaatattaaaattaatttttttttatctttttaaattaaatttttttaatgtttttaaattatttgaatttgttggtatcaaaataatttttaaaaactaaaaaaattattttaatatatttatcaatagaaaatatttaaaaaacaattataaatacaaacaataaatttatgCTATAGAGAAACACCCTATTCTTCATAAATGTCAGTGGTCTTTTGTTATGACTTAGATACAGTGTAAGGGCAATTCTTTCTGGTAGCactgctttgtatttttttttaattccatattCATTACACTGAATTGCTGAATTCATTTTAGAAGATAAACGATGGAAGATAAATCCAAAACTTGAACGGGAATTATAAATATCTAGCGCCTGGAAAATCCTCTGCCACTGCTCATGAAAGCACTGTCTGGTCACCCTCTGAGAGATGCATATTTTGCTTCCGGAATTAAATTAAGTGAATAAATCTAAATTTTGTTCTGTTTCTAAACTGAAAAGAGAGAATTTTGATTCTGGTTATAATAAGATTATAAATGAAGTGCGAAACAAATCGCCttgttataaaaaattctttttggatataaaattttatgtttttcatgtatatcaatgattaatttgaaaatggtCGGATACACATAGTTGATAACTGAATATATTTAGTAATGAagtgctttttttattataaaaatgctttttaattaaaaatatattaaaataaattgttatatatttttaaaatttttagcatttgcatattaaaaatatatgaaaaacattaatttaatatttttaaaataaaaaaatataaaaaacagatcaaacaacaaaaataaacatacaatTAGACTTATATACCTTTGAATCCAATTgaggttttttatataaatcgaGGGCTTACATGAAATTACCTCTTCAAATTTTGAAAGGGgcaacaaattcaaattttcaatgctaaatagattttatttatttattttttaaattcaccaCGGCCATCATTGACTGACTCGCAAACTAGTCATCGGTGAACTTAGCAAACCTAAGATTTAGATCATAACCCACTTTCCTTAATCCTCCCCTCCTTCCTTCCTTCATTCCTCTCCAACCCCTCCCTCCTCTCAAATATCCCATCCCCGGTCTCTCCTATCAACAAAATCCCTAATTTCCAGGGTTAAAACTTTTTCTCCAAAATTGGAATCTCTCATGCAATCGCCATCATCAATCCTCTCATAAATCGAATCAAAATCAAACCCTAGCTATGTACAGCAATTTCAAAGAACAAGCAATAGAGTACGTGAAACAAGCGGTACAAGAAGACAATGCAGGGAATTACTCGAAGGCGTTTCCTTTATACATGAACGCACTTGAATACTTCAAGACCCACTTGAAATACGAGAAGAACCCTAAAATTCGTGAAGCTATTACTCAAAAATTCACCGAGTATCTTCGTCGGGCGGAGGAGATCAGGACTGTTCTTGATGAAGGAGGTCCTGGCCCTAATTCTAATGGGGATGCTGCTGTTGCGACGAGGGCAAAGACTAAGCCTAAAGATGGCGAGGATGGGGATGATCCGGAGAAAGATAAGTTGAGAGCTGGATTGAATTCGGCGATCGTGAGGGAAAAGCCTAATGTGAAATGGAATGACGTGGCTGGGCTTGAGAGTGCTAAACAGGCTTTGCAAGAAGCTGTTATTTTGCCTGTGAAGTTCCCTCAGTTTTTTACAGGTCGGTATTTTGCGTTTTTGCTGATTTGGGTTTTCTTGGGTTTGGCGAGTTGTGCTTGAAAATGGGAACTTGTATTTGTGTGGTGTTTTAGGAGGAAACATTTATATTATGCTAGTTGTTTTGTGAATTGGTTTGGATTGCTTGATTGATTAATTAGAAATCAGTTTGTGATTTTTCTGATAAATGGGGATTAAAGACTGGGTTCATTCTGTGCTACGTGCGAGTTGAATGTGATTATTAATCGGCTAATTGACTCCGTATTGTATTGTGCTGAATGGAACGTGATTTCTATGTTTATAATCTGTTATTATGTTGGGTATTTTGCTAATTTGTTTTCTCCACGGAGCTGCTTTGCGGAGTCTGGTGTTTTTATTTTGCCCAGAATGTAGTTAATATGAATGTCATTTGTCCTTTGTTATGATTTAGATAGAGTGGGAGGGTAattcattttcatgtttttggtaGCATTGCTTTGTATTTTCTTGTTCCATGTTCATTACACTGAATTGATGAATTCCTTTTAGAAGATAAACGATGAatgataaat includes:
- the LOC133679440 gene encoding zinc finger A20 and AN1 domain-containing stress-associated protein 3-like, encoding MAEEQHRCQEPRLCVNNCGFFGSPATQNLCSKCYGDLRQSQPLNQLLAPSSSASVSSFSPPTVDVIKNQIAPVLVVEGDEKGEFKAEPTVVVPQQKPNRCLTCRRRVGLTGFNCRCGMVFCGTHRYPEQHDCEFDFKSLGKEQIAKANPVVKGEKLQKI
- the LOC133680219 gene encoding LOW QUALITY PROTEIN: protein SUPPRESSOR OF K(+) TRANSPORT GROWTH DEFECT 1 (The sequence of the model RefSeq protein was modified relative to this genomic sequence to represent the inferred CDS: deleted 3 bases in 2 codons; substituted 1 base at 1 genomic stop codon); protein product: RHIHVFVFLAESCFPANQINRLEKNPKIREAISKKFTEYLRRAEEIRTVLDEGGPGPNSNGDAAVARRPRTKPEDGEDGXSGEDKLRAGLNSAIVREKPDVKWSDVAGLESAKRALKKAVILPIKFYTV